A single region of the Anguilla anguilla isolate fAngAng1 chromosome 17, fAngAng1.pri, whole genome shotgun sequence genome encodes:
- the LOC118216300 gene encoding vicilin-like seed storage protein At2g18540, with the protein MAKIEKEKSRMKKELKHREDEETKRVKREEKQGQEMIEKQSRERKEFEDKQAEEKKKRDREEQERKNREKRERREWKQKMKDTEKEKKEIQEDMKKRAEEWEQERKTEQIKKEVEEKRRKEKEEQERKEWDEKQKIMRDEFEKERKKERQRREKERRDIEELMERNLEEQKMQLKKQEEEWDKERKQDRERRDKEDEQRREEERERLARLQKEFEREREVECRKRKMEDVARREREENERKEMKEYHEKNFKKMKGKYEADARKQAEEFNSFKQQLSESNTKFEMRLIIQKDLLGKEIKKLRELLEKLTEPKDDHQPQRANQPKEPETQVNSLEDHIGQLEKQFKEVTTLLIELKKNCVIL; encoded by the coding sequence ATGGCtaagatagagaaagagaaatctAGAATGAAAAAAGAGTTGAAACATAGGGAAGATGAGGAAACAAAGAGGGTaaaaagagaggagaaacaggGACAAGAGATGAtagaaaaacaaagcagagaAAGGAAAGAATTTGAGGACAAGCaagcagaagaaaagaaaaagagagatagagaggagcaggagaggaaaaaccgtgagaagagagaaagaagggagtggaaacagaaaatgaaagacacagaaaaggagaaaaaagagataCAAGAAGACATGAAGAAAAGAGCTGAGGAATgggaacaggaaagaaaaacagaacagataaagaaagaggtcgaagagaagagaaggaaagagaaagaagagcaagagagaaaagagtGGGATGAGAAACAAAAGATAATGAGGGATGAGtttgagaaagaaaggaaaaaagaaagacaaaggagagaaaaggaaaggagagataTAGAGGAACTGATGGAGAGGAATCTTGAAGAACAGAAAATGCAGTTGAAAAAACAAGAAGAGGAATGGgacaaggaaagaaaacaggacagagagagaagagataaAGAGGATgagcagagaagagaggaggagagagaaaggctggCAAGACTACAGAAGGAATTTGAGAGGGAACGAGAAGTAGAGTGCCGGAAGAGAAAGATGGAAGATGTGgccaggagagaaagagaagaaaatgaacGTAAAGAAATGAAGGAGTACCatgaaaaaaattttaaaaaaatgaaggggAAATATGAAGCAGatgcaagaaaacaagcagaagaatttaattcatttaaacagcAGCTTTCAGAATCAAATACAAAGTTTGAAATGAGACTAATCATCCAAAAGGACCTACTTGGAAAGGAGATAAAAAAACTAAGAGAGCTACTTGAGAAGCTAACCGAACCAAAAGATGACCATCAGCCCCAGCGTGCCAACCAACCTAAAGAACCTGAAACACAAGTGAATTCCCTGGAAGATCACATCGGGCAGTTGGAGAAGCAATTTAAAGAAGTAACTACGCTGCTGATAGAgttgaaaaaaaactgtgtaatACTGTAA